aaaccaaccaaaaatAGCTTTTGCACAGTTAATAAACTGGAAATGGCCCCATCTTCCTGGAAGACTAGATAAGCGGAATGATGGACCCAGCTTGTGGGAAGCTGCCCATCAGTCAGGAGCGAGCTTGATGCCCACAGCAGATGTGTCCTCAGGAGCTGCAGGGCTTCTTACCACGTGATTTCTGTGTTTTTCCATATTTATGATATTCTTGAAATAACAAGTGTCAGCCATGGAAATCAGGGTGTATACAAAAGACAGCATAAGGAGCCTTAGTCTGGGGGATGTGGTGCCGTCCTGCCTAGAGTGAGAAGGGTGGGCATGTGTCTGTAATAATCTCAAAAAGTTTAATTCAAAAAACAGAGCAGTGGTGCAGTGACATAGCTGTGCAGTCATAGGCTTGGCAAGGGCTCGGAAGTTGCCAAGCACAAAGTGGCACCCCAGTGTTTAcctcatttcttctctctctcagcctgttgcttcctctggcctccaggtctcctgtattccaaattggaGTCAGTATGGCTGCGTAAGCATAGACTGAAGTAGAGGAAACACTTCTGGGTATGAGGCCAAAGTGCCTTCAGGGTCTTGTGCCTCTGTCATTCAACACTGTGGACACTAAACATTCTGTGGCAGGTCATGAGCAGACAGGGCAGGGCTGGTTCTGCTGACAGGAAGAAGCAGGTACTTCCTAGCATCTTCTCCAGGCGGTGCATACATCAACATGGGCTTTTTGACATCTTGGGGTTAAGTCTGGCCACTGTGTGCTTCAAGGTCGTGACCTTTCCAGGATGGCTTGAGTCGCTTCAGACTCAGAACCTGCATTGGTGGTACTATTTtgccctttccttttttttttttttttttttttttttttctcttcctggtgcCAGGGAGAAACCCTTGGCTCTCAAAGCACTGAACTATAcctcaacctaatactgtgacAAAACATATCTGGAAAATGGCAgtggctgttgctgctgctgctgcttcttcctctgacttttaaaattgtatacatatAAGTGTCTTACCTACATGTATACCACATGAGTGCCTAGTgaccaaggaggtcagaagagggcatctctAACTATAGTtaaagatagttgtgagctaccatgtgggtgctaggaaccaaatccaggtcctctgcaagagcaacaagtgctcttaactgatgaaccCTCTCTCTAGCCCTAGGAAAATGGTTTCTAATTCAGTACTTTTGTCCCCAGTTGTGTTAACATCAATGTGATAGATCTGGGGTGATCTTGAGAAGCAGTAAttggcttgctttcttttctagcTGATTTCTGAGGAAGGAGTGGACAGTCTGACTGTCAAGGAATTGCAGGCAGCGTGTCGAGCACGAGGTATGCGAGCGCTTGGCGTCACGGAAGACCGTCTGAAGGGCCAGCTCAAACAGGTATGTGGCTTAAAGGGCTGGTTGGGGTGGGTCCATAACTTTCTTCTCTGTTGGGAATTGTCTGCCTTTGCTCTAGACTAGCAcaggtgggttttttgtttgtttgtttgggttttttttggggggggtgttgggGGCCAGGGGGTTCAACTAGAAAAGTCCCTGAGATTGGCCCAAGTGAATGCATATCTGGCACACATGATCCCAGACTTCCTTCCTCAACACCGCATGGGAGTATACACATACCCAGAAACctgaatgtggtggcacatgaTGCAACAGAAGGATCACCGAGTTTTGTCTCAGAACaaacagagggaaagaaaggtcTGGGGTCAGTTGACAGACTGCCTGCTCAGCATGCACAAGTACCATAGGAACATGGTTGTGCACACTTGGAGTCCTGGTACCCAAGATGTGAGGGCAGGCTTTCGAGACAGGCTTTTCTGTGTgtccctggcagtcctggaacttgcttcatagaccaagctggcctcaaactcacagagaccttcctgcctctgcctcctgagtgctgggatttaaaggtgcacaccaccatgagatttatttattttatttttatgtatatgagtgttttgcctgcaagtatgtatATGTATCACATGCCCTCCAAGGTTAAGAGGTGTTGcatcccctggaactaaagttatagACAATTACAAGCatccgtgtgggttctgggaactgaacccaggtcctcttcctAAACAAGTGCCCTTAATAGATGAGCTCTCTCTCTGGCCCCTCTTCTCATCTGTTGTACTGTATTCAGTGTGTAAATGAAATATAACAGCTTTTTCTGTCTACTTGAAAGGCTGTCTTGGTGTCAATAAAGTACCCTGATAACATGAGCCCATGACATGCCTTCACATGAATGTATACTCATTTTCATGTTCTTATGCGGACATCAGAAGACAGCTGTCAGGAATCTGTTCTCATGCTACCTGTGggatctggggatcaaactcaagttgtgaAGTCTATGAACAAATGTTTGAAGCCAGCTGTGATGGCCCACATCTTTATTCCCTCCCTGTCTCAGGCAGGGGTGGGGTTAGCTCTACCTGCTAGGCCATCTTCCAGCCTTCAAATTGTTTTTACATGGTGTTGGGGTTCAACCGAAGAATGCATATATAATAGGGAAACATTTTGCTGCTCCCTGTGCCCTCTAAAAATTTTgttgtgtgagaccctgtctacctgtggctgtcctggaacttgctgtgtggactagactggccttgatttcacagagactcacctgcccctgcctcctaattgctgggatcagaggtgtaATCCATCACATCTAGCCTGCCctccaacatttaaaaaagaaagaactttatttatttttttttagacaaggtctcatacTATatggttcaggctggcctcatgtCTGTgtatcctgcctcagcctttctaccattgtttttatttatatctaaacacatgagccagtgagatggctccacCAGTAAAGGTGTTTGCCTCCAAGtttgaaaacctgagtttgattcccagaacccatgtgataGAAGGGAAAACTTGACTCTCAAAAGTCATTCTCTATCTCTGACTTCCGTTTGTGTGCCTCTGTGGCATGTGCTGCTGTCCCTCCCTTCCAGATAAATAGATGTGAGGTAAATGAATAAAGACCTAAAAGTTACAAATTGTAGTTCACATGTGTATCCTaggcctttgtttgtttgtttgtttgtttgtttgtttgtttgtttgtttgttttcaagtgtcaggttatatagcccaggctaccaTAGagtgtgatcctcctgcctcagcaagtgcagggattacagataAGCACCACCATTCCTGGGCCAATGTACCAGGCTGTTTTTAAGCACAGAGCACACTGAGCATTCTCAAGGTACCTGAAGCTGATGATCAGTTGTTCAGCTTAGAGGGGtgggtttgtatgtgtgtctgcaccTAATGTTATATATGttggatttttaaatatttgtgttaGTGTACTGCATGTATGTTGGTGTACATCAcgcatgcagtgcccatggaggccagaagagggtgtcggattccccagagctggagttacaaacagttgtgagccgccatgcgaATGCTAGCAACTGAAGCCGGGTCCTACAGGAGCAGCCAGCGCTGTTTCCAGCCCCCAAaagatacttttaattttttttttggggggggggaaatgcATTTTACTAATTTAATGAACCTGTTTACTCAAGTCATGTTTGCTTGTGGTACCCAGAATCGGTATCTCTTAACTAAGCCCAAGCAACAGAAGGAGACTCCAGGGTGGGCAGGCCAGCACCTTGCAGGAGAGGCCGGGGCCGCGGGTCAGGCGAGGACAGCATGTCCTGTGAGTGTGCTTTGGTTCCAGTGGCTGGACTTACACCTGCATCACGAGATCCCCACCTCATTGCTTATACTGTCCCGGGCCATGTACCTGCCAGACACCCTCTCGCCTGCTGACCAGCTCAAATCCACCTTGCAGACCCTCCCAGAGATCGTGGTATGTATTGACAGAAGACCCTTTGACTTGTTACCTCTGTGGGCTTGGGCTGGAACCCTGACCTGCACAGCTGTGGGGACTCTCCAGGAGACCCTGGTCTTCCTGTCCTCTTCGCTAGCTCCCTACTTTGTCTCCCTGCCCAGCCCTCTATGTGGCACAGCCTCAGGCACAGCAGTGCCACGGTAGCAAATATGAGTTGATGGTTTGAGTTTTGCCTGTGGTGCACTCAAACAGTCCTCTGATGGACGGACAGCCTCACCCATGGAAGCCTTGGACCCTCTATCCACTTTGGAGGCAACATCCCGTTAGTGTATCTCCTGCTCTGTGTGAAGCCTGGGCGGCAGCATTGCTCAGAGGTAAGGGCTTCCTAAGGCTGGCGCCTCGGGCCTACTGCAGTTACCGTCTCCTTCTGCCTTTCCTCTGAAGGCAAAGGAAGCTCAGGTGAAAGCAGCAGAGCTGGAGGGCGAACAGGTGGACAACAAGGCGAAGCTGGAGGCCACATTGCAGGAAGAGGCTGCCATCCAGCAGGAACACCTGGAAGAGCTGCAGAGGGCAGCCGAGGCTGTGGTAAGCAGCTGCCCTGACGCTCGCGACCCCAGGCTGTCCCAGCCCAAGTTTCTTAGCACCTGCCTTGGGGCCATGTATATGCTCTCAGTCCTACCCTGTCCTTCCCTGCAGGGGCCAAATGGTACAACACAGGAGGGCTTGCCTGTCGAGCTGTAGCTCTCAGGAACAGTGCAATAGAAGACATGGGGTGGCATCTAACTGTCTGGTCACCGTTGGCATAGGAGAGGCCAGCTTAGCACCCAAGCAGGAGTTAGTAAGGGACCCAacttctcagggttgttttgctaAGAGTGGCTGACTCCCCATGACTCTGCTCACCTCTTGGCTTCATAGTCTCATAGAATCTGCCAGAGCTCACTGTAATGTGACTGGAGTTGCCTAGGTTACTCATGCACATCCCTTCACCTAGACTCAGTCCCAGAGATGGAGCAACGTGCTCTGCCTGAAGCTGTCGAGTGCCTTCGGGTGGCCTCCTCATCCTGGGGCAGAGGAACTGCTCTGCGGGATAGTGATCAGTAGGTCTCCCTTATCACTTAGCAGAGTATTCCAAGTGCTGCTTGTCAAGGCTACATGCTGAGTATGGAGCCAAAGCCAGATGACCAGTATGGTTTTGCTTACATTTCAGAAGGACATCCGGCCAGAAGTAGCAGAAGCCACTGTCCCTGGGAAGCCAGGGCCCATGCTTCAGCCAGAGGTGCCTGATGTGATCCTGCCCTCAGAGGCACTAAAGGATACGGCACCTGTGCTGGAAGGTTTGAAGGTGAGCTATATTATGaccaggaggaggagaaagagggctgGGCTATGTGTGGGCCCCTTATCTCCTAAAGAGGTCTTGCTGGGCAGggcaccctcctcccctccaacaCTTGTGACCTTCCCAGAGATCATGGTATGTATTGTTGGGAAAACCCTTTGACTCGTTCACTTGGTGGGTTGGGGCTCTCCTCCATGGCCATGTAGCCTCCAACAACACTTTTAATCTCTGGTGAGCTGTAGTAGTGGCCAGGAGTAGAGAGTGGCCAAGGTATGAGAAGCTGAAAGCCTATGTATGACCCTGTGTTGAGGCTGCCATGCTACTCATGGGTTTCTAGGCCCTTGTTTCCTTTTGTTGGGAAGAGAAGTGAAGAATGGCCCTTTAAATCAAAGCTTCCTCTGCAGAGGCCCACCCTGGTGTCATTTGCTGGGTGATTAAGTGTGAGGCCTCTTGAGAAACTCCTGTCAGCTTGTTGTCAGTGAATTGGGCAGAACAAGAAAAACCTGGGATCTTCTGTGCTGATGTCAGGGAAATTCCACACGCAGAAGCAGATGTTCAGATTTGGTGGAAACTCTCTTAAGTGGATAGAGACAACTTGGTAGCTGAGAGAACTAGATAGAAGCTGTGTGTTCAAGCAGGTCTCTGCCTGGGGTCCTGTGGGATAGCAAGAGCCCTGAATGGATGGTCAGGGTCACATGCAGAGCTCAGAGAAGGAAGGTAAAACTCATTCTTGGTGAAAGCAGGAAGTGTGAAGTGCTGACGGCTGATGCCTCTGGCAGACAGGAACCTTTGCAAGGGATATGAGAATATGAGAAGATTTCTGGCCCTGGCCTGGCCACTGAAGTTGTGCTATGCTGAGAGGGGGAAGAAAGCATGGGTGGGCGAGGCAGACCCTAGTGGGCTTCTCTGAAGATTTGGCCTATAAAAAGTAGGCTGCTGTATGGCCCAGGAGACCCCAGAATAGACATGTAGCATGATCAAGGCTAGAAGGTCATGGTATTGACAGAAGTCCCCAAAACCTAGACTCAAGATGGGGCCCAGACATTCCTGCAAAAGCAGGCTGTAACATAGAGACACGTGATTCCTGGGGTTTgatagccagccagcctagctgaattaGTAACCTCCAAGTCCTGTCTCACAAAGGAAGGTGGAggaagccaggcggtggtggtgcacagctcagcactcaggaggcagaggcaggtggatctttgagttcgaggccagcctcgtcgGCAGAGCGAGTAGTAATAACGACAACAATAAGTAAAAACAGTAAATAAGCCTCTCACAacttaagaagaagaaaataaatcttggACACACctacacctgtacacataaaaataaacaattttttaatgtaaaaagagTTAAGGATATGATTCCATCAGAGTTCTTACATAGTGTACTCAGGGTCCTAGGTTCAGTGCCCAGTATTGCAAAACAGAAAAATCTTTGGCCTTCCATCCAGTGTTGGTGAGGATATGTAGGGCCTAGATCCCTTCGGGCACCACTTTGATGGCTTCTAAAGCAGCAGACTGTGACCAGCTGCTCTACCCGTATGCACAGCCGTTCACGGCAGCTGCCGCTACAGTCACAGAAAGTCCTAGGAAGGAGAGAGCTGTGCTTCGGTGTTACTGTCCACGTTAGAAACACTCTACCATTGGATGTCAAAATAGGTGAGTTGATCAGAAGAGGCAGATCTGGTAATCCCTCTCCTATGAAGTTCCAGAAAACAAAGGCTGTCCTACAGAGCAAAGGCAGGTCAGTCTTGCCTGGGGATGGAATCCTGGGGATAGGGCAGCATTTGGGGATAAGCAGTGTGCTCACTCTGCCGGCACACCAagaagacacagacagagaggcGCCATAGCCAGCATAGCCCAGAGCTGAGTTGTAGCTCACTTGAGGCTGTCGTCAAGTGCTTTCAACATTTAGGGACAGAAATTATTTGTCCCCTTAGGTTTATGCATTTCTTTCCAGGGAGAAGAAATAACCAAGGAGGAGATTGACATCCTCAGTGATGCCTGCTCTAAGCTAAAGGAGCAGAAGTCGTCCCTGACcaaggagaaggaggagctggagctgctgAAAGAAGATGTGCAGGACTACAGTGAGGTGGGTGGCCATACAATATGGACCAGTGTAGGTAGCTTCAGCAGCTGTTCAGGGCCCAGGCCGACACTGGAGTAGCTAGAACACAGCTTTATCAGACCCCAAAGCATCAAGAACCATTCCTGTTGGCATtactttttaactctattttattttggtgtcTTGAGCTACTATTTCCCTTCAatgcccccaacccccacccttggtaggagaaaaagaaggttagaggggaaagggggcagagttctctgtagctacttcctgctggttctTTGGAGCAATACtaatctcagttgtcaggattTTCAGTAGCACCCTTCTCTGACTGTCTCCTCCAagccttccccctcctcctccccctcctccctctcagtGTTCttcagagcattttttttttctctctctctctggactcTGGTATTTGTACCCTCTCAAAGTCTTCAGAATTAAAGTATCTGTATCTGGCAAAGAGACGCCCCTCTCTAAGCTGTGCAAGGCAtgtatcagctgtggacaaactgaaaaCAGCTctatatcccacacttgggattaaaacaaaaacctgtttacatacCACAACTGAGTTTTtagagaaaccaaaacttccactatacATTCCTGTCACACATATAACATGCTGGCCAGAGAGAATTTGGAGAAAAAGCAAATGGAAAAAATTTTGACCAGGGATCTGATGAACAGTAGAGCACAAGGCCTAGCATGTACAAGCCCTGAGTTTAGAGTGCCAGCACCAAAACGGAAAGTTTATCTTAAAGCTTTGCCACCATAATTCTAATTGGGCCACTTTGTAGTAAATGACACCCTTTTGCTGCTAAGGAGATAGTGACAGGTGTTGTATAAGCTGTTTGGTCACTTAACACTTGAAATCTTACTTTCATTCATGACCCTCCagggtatttctttcttttcctatgTAGTGttgtccctcccttccttcccaccctccttttctttctttcctagtgCTAGGATTGATCCCAGACCTTGAGTCTGCTAGCCCAGTGCTGTTGCACTGACTGCATCCTCAGCCCCAACAGACATTGTTTTCAAATCCGAGGCAACAGTACTCTTGCCCCACTCCGTTGGGAAAGTCGTGACCCAGAGAGTGTTAGAAATCAATTGCTAATTCTCGTCTTCCCTGTGGTAGTCTCCTCTGGCTGCGTGACCTCTCCACCAGAAGAAACCACATTGTTCAGCAGGCAGACAAGACAGTGCCTCATTCCTCTCTGTGCTCACCCTGCTCTTGTCCCTGTGATCTTTGAtccatggaaggaaagaaggtgcTTAGGTTTCCTTGAGcctttatatttattctttagtAACTACAAAGGAAGTTGAAATtcagaacagatttttttttcccctcaaatacaaagaaaaaaaaaaaacttgagctTACAAAAATAAGTTAATAAGAACAAATTTGCATGATAGAACTAAGATCTCCCAGTTTTCTGAGGCTGAGTTTAATTCCTGTCTGGTTGGTTTTTGTTCTGCACACACAGGACCCTGTGCACAGTAGGAAGCACTGTACTACTGAGCACATACCAGCACAAATCAGTGGCTTACTTTCTTTTTCAAGTCCAAATTGATGTAGATCCCTCCCTGTTTGGGGGGggataaactttttttaaattaggacTTACAGGAGATCAAGAAGGAACTTTCAAAGACGGGTGATGAGAAATACATAGAAGAATCCAAAGCTAGCAAGAGGCTGACAAAGCGAGTCCAGCAGATGATTGGACAGATTGATGGCCTTATTGCACAGCTGGAGACCAGTCAACAGAATGGCAAGCTGGGCCCCGATGAGAGCTCTCTGGCAGGGTAAGTGAGCCATGGCCCAATCTAGCCTGACCTGCAGCAGACAGGTGCTTTGCTGGGATCTCTTCCAAAGCAGATCTCTTTGGCCTGTGCCTGCCCACCCCACCTAGGGCCCAGGGGCAGCCAGGATCACAAGAGGTCTTTGCTCTTATGTTTCTTTCCTTTACAGCTCAGTTTCTCTATCCCCATGCTTGTTTTCCTGGGTCGCTCAGATCAGTCTCCTTCCTTGCCCGTGTCTCCTGacccatctttccttcctttccatggTGCTATCCCTTGAGCTTTTAGTCTTAACCCCACTTGGCCCCTGGTTCTTCAGACTTTTAGGtttcctcctgcttcctcccaTCTTTAACCCTGGGATTATGACACCAATTGTGGTCAGTCTGCTTTCCTGAGAAGACACCAGGAAACAGTGACACACTCCATATTCTCCCGGCCCAGCTCTGAGTGGACTGCCACAAGCCCTGACCATAGCCTTTTCAGTGAGGGCAGGCGGCTGCAGCTGGGTACCCAGAGACCCCTGTTACCTCCAGAGGAAGATGTTTCCTCTTGAAGGCTGTTGGCTCCCTAGAAGACACAGGCCTAAGGACCTGTGGAGCTTCTCACTGTAGGGATGTGCACATGTGGAcggggccagaagaaggtgtcagaccccctggaactggaatcacagaCATTTGTAAGGCACCCGACGTGGGTTCAGTTCTGGGAACTGCAcccaagtcctctgtaagagcagtagttgctcttaaccactgagccatctctctagcctcaaggttttttttttaaactttgttttttaGTCGGTGTTTTTGTGGATGCTGAAaattgaatcagggtcctctgggaaagcatttagtgctcttaactgccaagccatctctccagcccccaagatcttttcctttttcaattttgtgtgtgtgtagtatgtatgagcatgtgtgtgagtatagTTCTTCATATGTGCTATATGTACAAGCGTGTATGTACTAGTGTATGTACTTCTGTGCACACAGAGGCTGTCAGCCTATAAGTCCATGATCATCCCGTCTCTGTGGGGTTATAGACACATGTATGACCACTCTCAGCTTTTTACATGTGTTCTGAGGATTTGAAATTAGGGCCTACGGGAAGAGCTGGGGGTGACATGAGACCGAGCACCTGGCCAATGTCACATACAGACTGTCCTCCCCAGGGAGAGTGTCATCAGTGTCAATGAGCTCATCAGCGCCATGAAGCAGATCAAGGACATTCCAGAACACAAGCTCATCAGTTTGGCCTCAGCCCTGGATGAGAACAAGGATGGCAATATCAACATCGATGACCTTGTTAAGGTGGGTCTCAGTAAGGACTGAGCCAGGCAAGCTGGCCTGGCTGCTTTCCTGCTTTAGGGCTGGGGGTTTGGGGAGGGGGCCCCAAGACTCTCAGGAGGGTCCTGGATGGTGGCTCAgccagtggttaagggcactggctgttttttgttttgttttgtttttacttatttatttttattttatgtccattggtgttttgcctacatgtatgtctgtgtgagggtgtcagatcttgcaGTTACAGACacttgggagctgccatgtgggtactgggaattgaacccagtgctcttaacctctgagccatctctccagcctgggcaCCGGCTGTCCTTACAGAAGACTGGGGTTCAGTTTCTACtctcacatggcagttcacaactgtttgtaactccagctccacaggatctgataccttcacagacatgcaggcaggcaaaacgccagtgcatataataaaaataaataaatccttaaaaaaatttttttaaatgtatgaggAGGTCAGGTCTGCAGGCCAAGTGTCTCAGCCCTTTGCCCTCATTTGAAATCACATTGGAATTAAGTTACTAAAGTTACAGACATTTTGGTGAGGTGAGATAACAGAATGAGTCCCTGCCCTGCCACAGGCACACTCCAGCATGATTCCTTCCCTTGTTTCTGGGAAACAGGGTAAACACCTCTGCTAGGACCCGTTTTGAGGCCCCCTGAGACCTGAGGGACACTGAGAGGGTAGAGCATGTAGGGATAGTGGCTAAGCTCCAGGTACGCCAGCCCACAGGACCTGAGTTGGGATCCAGCCTGCAAATTGTCATGGACCTACTTAAATCGTAAGTCATGTTTTTGAGAAAAGAACTTAACACTGTCTTCATGCTTCTCAGCATACCTGGCCAGTTTGCCATTTTTCTGCATATGGCTAGAGACACCAGGTAATTACCTTTAGTTCCATTCTTAAACAGGTGCTATCAGACATGCAGGCTGAGCATTTTCCATGCTCTGCCCTCAGTCAACGTCACAGGAGCAAAGGTACCCCAATGCCCGCCCCTTGCTGTACCAGGAAAGCCATGTTCAGGGCAGATCCTAGGCCTTTAGCAGTGTGGCAGGGCTCTGCTGGCTGGAATAGGGCATTGATGCCACAGCCTTGCTGTGAAGTCTTTGGCCCCTGGAGGTCCGAGACTCTTGAGGACCAGAGCAGCAGGAGGAACCCAGACATCCATAGCATGCAGCAAAATGGCCAGAGCCCAGCcaagaagatggctcagaggaggCGTCAAGTCCTCTCTCCCCAGAGCTGTTAAGGGAAGCAGATGAAGGCAGTGGTGGGGCACGTCCTAAGTCTCCCCTCTCCTGTGTGTGTAGGTAATTGACTTAGTGGACAAAGAAGATATTCAGATCTCTACCACCCAGGTGGCTGAAATTGTGGCCACActagagaaggaggaaaaggtggaagagaaggaaaaggccaaGGAGAAGGCTGAGAAAGAGGCTGCAGAAGTGAAGAATTAGAGCTGCCTGCTTTCGGCGTCTGCCATCATCATGCTACACCAACCACAGTGGGGATGACACAAGAGTGGTTGCTTTGAGGTGATTCTTAGTGGCAAATCTAATATTTTGTCTGGAATAAATCAGAAACTTCCATAAtcaagtaatttttaattttcatcattcCACGAAGATTCAGTCAGGCTGGAGCCCTAGAGCCCTCTGGGTCTTAGACTCATGCCATGGTGTGGTACTAAATGGCCCTAACCCTTGAGTTAAGGGTACAGCTACCAATAGGATCATAGCCCCACACTGACCCCTAGCTTCAGAGAGTGCTCTGGCCAGGCTCAGTAGGAAGACATTTCTTTACCGGCTCAGGCTCTGACCGAGCCTCCATCCCTTGAGAAGAAATCGAGGAGCACCTGGACTCCCAGCACCTGTGTGGAGCCAAGTGGATATGCCTGCATGTCCTCAGCGGCCTTGGGCTAGGAGTTAGACAAACACAAATGCCGGCCTCCACCGTGCTGAAGACAGCAGTCAATCTGAGGACTGGGGATTCCTAAATACCAGTGTACATAGCTCTGTCTGCTCACACCTCCACAGTTGTCTTAACCACGCACAGGTCCCTGACAGCAGTGTCTGTCCTGTATGGATTCTGCCTGGTGACTGGAGCTTTCTCAATCTACCATTGATCTCCACCTAATCATTCTTTAACTGACTCCTACTGAATTTTCATCCATGACCGTCCGCCTAATCATGAGTAGTTCCTAACATAGTGACACACACTGAAGAAGCCTTtgaaaatgaatctttttttctATCGGGCAGTCCGTATTGCTGAACAGGCCTAGAGGATAGAACTGATGTCTGCAACCTGAATATACCTGAAGCTTTGTGCGGCTTTCAGCATAAAATGTAAGTCCTGTTACAGGACAGTGGCCAAGATGGGGCTTCACAAGGGAATCTCAGCACGCTGCAGGCTCGGGCTCAGGCTCCATGAGCAAAACCACTCATGGCTGTGCTCTTGCCCCTGGGGAGTGGTCCCACAGAGCTCAGGTGTCCCTGCCTGTCAGCGGTCACTGGCACCCCTCTGCGTGGAGCTCAGAGTCCAGTGGCCAGCAGCCTTTCTCTCTTGGAGATGGCTCCTTGGGCAGGCCAGGGCTGGGCATCCTGTGGTCTCACCACCACCGAGAAGCACATCCTAGAAGCACTGGACTGAGTTCAGCTTGGGCtacttagcaagaccctgttCAAAAAACTCCTTCTTGACTCCAGACAGGATTTGGAAGATGTCCAGAGAAGCAGCAACTAGAATGGAACTCTCACTTTCTTGAAACATCTTTCTTGACCGTTAAGGAAGGATATGAGGTTAGGCAGGAATAAGATGATTCTTACACATGAACCTGTGCAGAGAAACAGTGGAAGGAGCCTAGTGGATGCGCGGTCCCA
This genomic window from Meriones unguiculatus strain TT.TT164.6M chromosome 12, Bangor_MerUng_6.1, whole genome shotgun sequence contains:
- the Letm1 gene encoding mitochondrial proton/calcium exchanger protein, translating into MASILLRSCRGRGPARLARPRAASPRGSLRDRACVSCIRTVGLISHENVLSRCCTPANPVYLCFKGQPLSCWTQRPECQGTVARATWTPASARLVVTGPQYRPVRGWHSSSPLGEDSVIEKSLKSLKDKSKKLEEGGPVYSPPAEVAVKKSLGQKVLDELKHYYHGFRLLWIDTKIAARMLWRILNGHTLTRRERRQFLRICADLFRLVPFLVFVVVPFMEFLLPVAVKLFPNMLPSTFETQSIKEERLKKELRVKLELAKFLQDTIEEMALKNKAAKGNATKDFSAFFQKIRETGERPSNEEIMRFSKLFEDELTLDNLTRPQLVALCKLLELQSIGTNNFLRFQLTMRLRSIKADDKLISEEGVDSLTVKELQAACRARGMRALGVTEDRLKGQLKQWLDLHLHHEIPTSLLILSRAMYLPDTLSPADQLKSTLQTLPEIVAKEAQVKAAELEGEQVDNKAKLEATLQEEAAIQQEHLEELQRAAEAVKDIRPEVAEATVPGKPGPMLQPEVPDVILPSEALKDTAPVLEGLKGEEITKEEIDILSDACSKLKEQKSSLTKEKEELELLKEDVQDYSEDLQEIKKELSKTGDEKYIEESKASKRLTKRVQQMIGQIDGLIAQLETSQQNGKLGPDESSLAGESVISVNELISAMKQIKDIPEHKLISLASALDENKDGNINIDDLVKVIDLVDKEDIQISTTQVAEIVATLEKEEKVEEKEKAKEKAEKEAAEVKN